From a single Paludibacter jiangxiensis genomic region:
- a CDS encoding amino acid permease: MNTSLFRKKDMASLQAEVEAVHTHGVLKKVLRVRDLTFMGVAAVIGAGVFSTIGTAAYNGGPGVIFLFIITAVTCGFTALCYAEFASRVPVAGSAYTYSYVTFGELIAWIIGWALILEYSIGNIVVAISWSAYFNNLLEAVHIHLPSWLTIGWQTAKANYHELLAAGKDVSHTAYAQAPVIAGFHIVMNLPAFLIVGFVTLLAYIGISESKKSANLMVGLKLVVLAFIAVVGFWVIFSDDKMTNWSPFLPNGVTGVLKGVSSVFFAYIGFDAISTTAEECANPKRDLPRGMIYSLLICTVIYVVTTLVITGLVSYSDFMGVADPLAYVFNAINMHKVGFIISVSAVIASTSVLLVFQIGQPRIWMSMSRDGLLPKRFGKINKKRLTPGFATIVTGLLVGIPSLFIDDLLMTDLTSIGTLFAFVLVCGGVLLLPKIEKESGFQLPYINGRWIIPALVGLFLLLFRQRLATDLLHVEAENLEEILFLLFSAIAIVVAILSFVKHFSLIPILGVLCCLYLMIEIPINSWIVFFGWMGLGLLVYLLYGRKNSALNQ; encoded by the coding sequence ATGAATACGAGTTTATTTCGGAAAAAAGATATGGCTTCATTGCAGGCCGAAGTAGAAGCGGTACATACGCACGGTGTGCTGAAAAAGGTGCTGCGGGTGCGCGACCTGACTTTTATGGGCGTGGCGGCGGTGATTGGAGCCGGTGTCTTTTCTACTATTGGCACGGCGGCTTACAATGGTGGCCCCGGAGTGATTTTTCTTTTTATCATTACAGCCGTTACCTGCGGCTTTACGGCACTGTGTTATGCCGAATTTGCCAGTCGGGTGCCGGTGGCCGGTAGTGCATACACCTACTCGTATGTCACGTTCGGAGAGCTGATCGCATGGATTATCGGCTGGGCGCTGATTTTGGAATACTCCATCGGCAACATTGTGGTAGCCATCAGTTGGAGCGCCTATTTCAACAATTTGCTGGAGGCAGTGCATATTCATCTGCCGTCGTGGCTCACCATCGGATGGCAGACGGCAAAAGCCAATTACCACGAGTTGTTAGCTGCTGGCAAAGATGTTTCTCATACGGCATATGCGCAGGCTCCGGTTATTGCCGGTTTCCATATTGTGATGAATTTGCCGGCTTTCCTGATTGTAGGCTTCGTTACACTGCTGGCGTACATCGGCATCAGCGAGAGTAAGAAAAGTGCTAACCTGATGGTCGGTCTCAAGCTTGTGGTACTGGCCTTTATCGCGGTAGTGGGTTTCTGGGTGATTTTCTCTGATGACAAGATGACCAACTGGTCGCCCTTTTTGCCCAACGGTGTGACAGGCGTGCTCAAAGGTGTCTCATCTGTTTTCTTTGCCTATATCGGGTTCGATGCTATCTCCACCACTGCCGAGGAGTGTGCCAATCCCAAGCGCGATTTGCCCCGCGGTATGATATATTCCCTGTTGATTTGCACTGTGATCTATGTGGTAACGACGTTGGTCATTACAGGACTGGTTTCCTATTCCGATTTTATGGGCGTTGCCGATCCTTTGGCCTATGTGTTCAACGCGATTAATATGCACAAAGTCGGCTTTATTATTTCGGTTAGTGCAGTTATAGCTTCCACCAGTGTACTGCTGGTGTTTCAGATCGGGCAACCGCGCATCTGGATGAGCATGAGTCGCGACGGCTTGCTGCCAAAACGTTTCGGGAAGATCAATAAAAAACGGCTTACTCCGGGCTTTGCTACCATCGTCACCGGTTTGTTGGTGGGTATTCCGTCTTTGTTTATCGACGATTTGCTGATGACCGACCTGACCAGTATCGGTACGCTCTTTGCTTTTGTGCTGGTGTGTGGTGGCGTATTGCTGTTGCCAAAAATTGAGAAAGAATCAGGTTTTCAGTTACCCTATATCAACGGGCGATGGATTATTCCGGCTTTGGTGGGACTGTTTTTGCTACTTTTCCGTCAACGCCTTGCCACAGACTTGTTGCATGTAGAGGCGGAAAATCTGGAGGAAATTCTCTTCCTGCTCTTTTCTGCAATAGCCATTGTCGTGGCAATTCTTTCGTTTGTAAAACACTTCTCGTTGATTCCCATTTTGGGCGTGTTGTGCTGTCTTTACCTGATGATTGAAATTCCCATCAACAGTTGGATTGTCTTTTTCGGTTGGATGGGTCTCGGATTATTGGTCTATCTGCTTTACGGACGAAAGAACAGCGCGTTGAATCAATAG
- the dinB gene encoding DNA polymerase IV, which translates to MVRKIIHIDMDAFYASIEQRDNPDYRGKPVAVGYPEARGVVAAASYEARRYGVRSAMASTTALKRCPHLIFVPPHFDVYHAVSDQIRQIFLDYTDLVEPLSLDEAFLDVTENKKGNPSATIIAREIKQRIKEETGLTASAGVSFNKFLAKIASDYRKPDGLFVVRPQAAEKFVETLQVEQFFGVGKVTAEKMHKHGIRTGADLKKCSEAVLVDLFGKAGHQYYLNARGLDYREVEPERITKSVSAESTFDHDKDSVLHLQLELYQVALEVMKRMEKEQFFGRTVTVKIKFADFKIITRSRTLPEVVKNFQQLWSAAKTILRNTDLGGQKVRLLGLGISNAGETVGRKSIQLQLDLF; encoded by the coding sequence ATGGTACGGAAAATCATACATATCGACATGGATGCCTTTTATGCCTCAATCGAACAGAGGGATAATCCTGATTACCGTGGCAAACCGGTTGCGGTTGGCTATCCTGAAGCGCGTGGCGTGGTGGCAGCTGCCAGTTACGAAGCACGCCGCTATGGAGTGCGTTCGGCTATGGCATCTACCACGGCATTGAAAAGATGTCCGCACCTGATTTTTGTTCCTCCGCATTTTGATGTTTATCACGCCGTCTCCGATCAGATACGGCAGATTTTTCTTGATTATACTGATCTGGTGGAACCGTTATCGCTCGATGAGGCTTTTCTGGATGTGACGGAAAACAAAAAAGGGAATCCGTCGGCAACGATTATTGCCCGCGAAATCAAACAAAGGATCAAAGAAGAGACCGGACTGACGGCTTCGGCCGGAGTCTCGTTCAATAAATTTTTGGCAAAAATTGCTTCCGACTACCGCAAGCCGGATGGCCTTTTTGTGGTACGGCCTCAGGCAGCCGAAAAATTTGTGGAGACTTTACAGGTGGAACAGTTTTTCGGAGTTGGTAAGGTGACGGCTGAGAAAATGCACAAACATGGTATTCGTACCGGTGCTGATCTGAAAAAATGTTCGGAAGCGGTGTTGGTCGACCTTTTTGGAAAGGCCGGTCATCAGTACTATCTCAATGCCCGTGGACTTGACTACCGGGAGGTGGAACCTGAGCGCATCACCAAATCGGTAAGTGCCGAGAGTACTTTTGACCACGATAAAGATTCGGTGCTGCACCTTCAACTGGAACTTTACCAGGTGGCGTTGGAAGTGATGAAACGGATGGAAAAGGAACAGTTTTTCGGTCGTACGGTGACTGTCAAAATAAAATTTGCCGACTTTAAGATTATTACCCGAAGCAGAACCTTGCCCGAGGTGGTGAAGAACTTTCAGCAATTGTGGTCGGCAGCTAAAACCATTCTTCGAAATACCGATCTGGGTGGTCAGAAGGTGCGTTTGCTGGGACTGGGAATCAGCAATGCGGGAGAAACGGTAGGTCGTAAGTCGATTCAGTTGCAGCTGGATCTTTTTTAA
- a CDS encoding bifunctional UDP-N-acetylmuramoyl-tripeptide:D-alanyl-D-alanine ligase/alanine racemase, with protein sequence MTYSIFHIAQLLGGKSLLRTEGNISRLLTDSRSLIFPDDTLFFALRSASNDGHRYVRDLYNHGVRHFVVSDFQSDFDSMQDASFLIVNDTLQALQQLAAFHRNHFSLPVIGITGSNGKTIVKEWLSQLLHNDYNTVRSPRSYNSQIGVPLSVWQINEQNNLGIFEAGISKKGEIERLEHIIRPTVGVMTNIGQAHQENFSSLIEKCREKLLLFTDAQWLISCKDHAVVEKCILESGLRCRRFIWGYDQLCDLQVLGIDKIGKVSTITCKFGNETIIYSIPFTDDASVENSLHCLSTWILLETVIENKPLNMQLIASRMKLLEPVAMRLEVKEGRNDCLVINDSYNADINSLNIALDFARRQAADKQMNMTLVLSDILQSGEVAEKLYANIANLVQESGINRLIGIGTEISKQLDKFNIPQKESFNSTESFLGSGRWKALKNEVVLLKGSRNFHFEQISEQLENITHQTTLEVNLSALVHNFNYFRSKLRHETKIVCMVKAFAYGSGSVEVAKTLQHHRCDYLAVAVADEGAELRREGITLPIMVMNPEPNSFNLLFEYQLEPEIYSFSLLNAFIKAAVRHGESHYPIHVKIDSGMHRLGFEKPDMDELVGILKDQETVQVQSIFSHLAGADSPAFDDFTHQQLDLFKHCADTLQNGIGYSFLRHILNSSGIERFPEYQFDMVRLGIGLYSISAVNSPEMETVCTLKTTVLQVRKVKAGETVGYSRRGVLEHDSEIAVLPLGYADGFDRRFGNGVGKVLINGKLAPVVGNICMDVAMIDVTGMDVHEGDTAEIFGKGRNISELADSIGTISYELLTNVSRRVKRVYFQE encoded by the coding sequence ATGACTTATTCAATCTTTCATATTGCCCAATTACTCGGGGGAAAGTCGCTTTTGCGCACCGAGGGCAATATCAGCCGCCTGTTGACGGACAGTCGTTCACTTATTTTTCCGGACGACACACTCTTTTTTGCTTTACGTTCCGCCAGTAACGACGGTCATCGTTATGTGCGCGATCTCTATAACCACGGTGTACGCCATTTCGTGGTAAGCGACTTTCAGTCCGATTTCGATTCGATGCAGGATGCCAGTTTCCTCATTGTAAACGATACGTTGCAGGCTTTGCAGCAGTTGGCGGCCTTTCATCGCAACCATTTTTCGTTGCCGGTAATCGGCATTACCGGAAGTAACGGTAAAACTATTGTCAAGGAGTGGCTCTCGCAATTGCTTCACAACGATTATAATACCGTTCGTTCTCCGCGAAGCTATAACTCGCAAATTGGAGTTCCGCTGTCGGTTTGGCAAATCAACGAACAGAATAATCTTGGGATTTTTGAGGCCGGTATTTCAAAAAAAGGAGAGATTGAACGACTGGAGCATATTATCCGCCCAACGGTGGGTGTGATGACAAATATCGGGCAGGCACATCAGGAAAATTTCTCCTCTCTGATCGAGAAATGTCGCGAGAAATTATTGTTGTTTACCGATGCTCAATGGCTGATTTCGTGCAAGGATCATGCCGTGGTGGAGAAATGTATTTTAGAATCTGGGTTGCGGTGCCGCCGGTTTATTTGGGGGTACGATCAACTTTGCGATTTACAGGTGTTAGGCATAGATAAAATCGGCAAAGTAAGTACCATAACCTGTAAGTTTGGCAATGAAACCATCATTTACAGCATTCCGTTTACCGATGATGCTTCGGTGGAAAACAGCTTGCACTGCCTGTCGACATGGATTTTGCTCGAAACGGTAATCGAAAATAAACCGTTGAATATGCAGCTTATTGCATCCCGCATGAAGTTGCTGGAACCGGTAGCCATGCGTCTGGAAGTGAAAGAGGGTCGCAACGATTGTCTGGTAATCAACGACAGCTACAATGCCGACATCAACTCGTTGAATATTGCTCTCGATTTTGCCCGTCGTCAGGCAGCAGACAAACAGATGAACATGACGCTGGTGCTGTCGGACATTCTTCAGAGCGGTGAAGTTGCCGAAAAGCTATATGCCAATATTGCCAACTTGGTGCAAGAGAGCGGAATCAACCGTCTGATCGGTATTGGAACCGAAATTTCAAAACAACTCGATAAATTCAATATTCCGCAAAAAGAGAGCTTCAACAGCACCGAATCTTTTTTGGGATCGGGGCGTTGGAAAGCACTGAAAAACGAGGTGGTTTTGCTGAAAGGTTCGCGTAACTTCCACTTTGAGCAAATATCCGAACAACTGGAAAATATTACACACCAAACCACGCTGGAAGTGAACCTGAGCGCTTTGGTGCATAACTTCAACTATTTCCGTTCCAAACTCCGTCACGAAACGAAAATCGTCTGCATGGTGAAAGCCTTTGCTTATGGAAGCGGTTCGGTGGAGGTAGCCAAAACCCTGCAACACCATCGTTGCGATTATCTGGCGGTGGCTGTAGCCGACGAAGGAGCGGAACTGCGACGCGAAGGAATCACTTTGCCTATCATGGTAATGAATCCTGAGCCCAACAGTTTCAATCTGCTGTTTGAATACCAACTGGAACCCGAAATTTACAGTTTCAGCCTGCTTAATGCCTTTATTAAAGCGGCAGTTCGCCACGGCGAGAGTCATTATCCTATCCATGTCAAAATAGATAGCGGAATGCACCGTCTTGGTTTTGAAAAACCGGATATGGACGAGCTTGTGGGCATTTTGAAAGATCAGGAAACGGTGCAGGTACAGTCGATATTCTCGCATCTTGCCGGTGCCGACAGTCCTGCTTTCGACGATTTTACTCATCAGCAACTCGATCTGTTCAAACACTGTGCCGATACCTTACAGAATGGCATTGGCTATTCGTTCCTGCGCCACATCCTCAATTCGTCGGGCATTGAACGTTTCCCCGAATATCAGTTTGATATGGTACGTCTGGGAATCGGTCTTTACAGCATTAGCGCGGTAAATTCGCCCGAAATGGAGACCGTTTGTACCCTCAAAACAACCGTACTTCAGGTGCGGAAGGTGAAAGCCGGCGAAACGGTAGGTTACAGTCGCCGCGGAGTGCTGGAACACGATAGCGAGATTGCCGTGTTGCCATTGGGTTATGCCGACGGATTCGATCGCCGCTTCGGAAACGGAGTCGGGAAGGTGCTGATAAACGGAAAACTGGCTCCGGTTGTGGGAAATATCTGTATGGATGTCGCCATGATCGATGTTACCGGCATGGACGTACACGAAGGCGATACGGCTGAAATTTTCGGCAAGGGGCGCAACATCAGCGAACTGGCCGATTCGATTGGCACCATCTCGTATGAATTGCTGACCAACGTGTCACGTCGTGTAAAACGTGTTTATTTTCAGGAATAA
- a CDS encoding YggS family pyridoxal phosphate-dependent enzyme, whose product MSIAGNLNAIRATLPFHVKLVCVSKFHPNDSILEAYAAGEKVFGESKVQEVCQKYDTLPKDIVWHFIGHLQTNKVKFLVPFVALIHGVDTLRLLEEINKQAAKAGRTVDCLLQVHIAREETKFGFSPEEVNDALNSGIFDTLNSVRIRGLMGMATFTDNEAQVRAEFRSLKTLFDQLKTSYFSDKPWFDTLSMGMSDDYRIAIEEGSTMVRVGSSIFGARQY is encoded by the coding sequence ATGTCGATTGCCGGTAATTTGAACGCCATCAGAGCAACACTGCCTTTTCACGTGAAGTTGGTATGCGTCTCAAAATTTCATCCAAACGACTCCATTTTAGAAGCCTATGCAGCTGGTGAAAAAGTTTTTGGAGAGAGCAAGGTTCAGGAAGTATGTCAAAAATATGACACCCTTCCAAAAGATATTGTTTGGCACTTCATTGGTCATCTTCAAACTAATAAAGTTAAGTTTCTTGTTCCTTTTGTTGCGCTGATACACGGCGTTGACACTCTTCGTTTGCTCGAAGAAATCAATAAACAGGCTGCAAAGGCCGGCCGCACGGTCGATTGCCTACTACAGGTGCATATTGCCCGCGAAGAAACCAAGTTCGGGTTCTCGCCAGAAGAAGTGAACGATGCTCTGAATTCGGGTATTTTCGATACTCTGAATTCGGTACGCATCCGGGGGCTGATGGGCATGGCTACTTTTACCGACAATGAAGCTCAGGTTCGTGCTGAGTTCCGTTCACTCAAAACTCTTTTCGATCAACTTAAAACTTCTTATTTCTCCGATAAACCCTGGTTCGATACTCTATCAATGGGAATGTCCGATGATTATCGCATTGCCATTGAGGAGGGAAGCACCATGGTTCGTGTCGGTAGCTCGATTTTCGGAGCAAGACAATATTGA
- a CDS encoding DUF4494 domain-containing protein — protein MHTWFECKVRYEKTGEDGLPKKVNEPYLVDALSFTEAEARIIEEIKPFVSGEFTVSNIKRARIAELFDNPSGDKWYRAKVNFISLDEEKGIEKKTAVTMMVQAANLKDALMLLIEKLGNTLSDWEIAAIAETAIMDVYPYAGTQREETGETSD, from the coding sequence ATGCATACCTGGTTTGAATGCAAAGTCCGTTATGAAAAAACAGGGGAAGACGGACTCCCCAAAAAGGTAAATGAACCTTATCTGGTGGATGCGCTTTCGTTTACAGAAGCCGAAGCCCGTATCATAGAAGAAATTAAGCCTTTCGTGAGTGGTGAGTTTACTGTAAGCAATATCAAAAGAGCACGTATTGCCGAACTGTTCGACAACCCCAGCGGTGATAAATGGTACCGAGCAAAGGTTAACTTTATCTCTCTGGATGAGGAAAAAGGAATAGAAAAGAAAACGGCCGTAACAATGATGGTGCAGGCAGCTAACCTGAAGGATGCTTTAATGCTTCTTATTGAAAAGCTGGGCAATACGTTGTCGGATTGGGAAATAGCCGCTATAGCCGAAACAGCTATTATGGATGTGTATCCGTATGCCGGAACACAGCGTGAAGAAACCGGAGAAACTTCCGATTAA
- a CDS encoding lysophospholipid acyltransferase family protein, whose protein sequence is MKRTVIDVEFLAKKSLFFRGRLGRWLGKVVLHLLAIDRINWAYGRSCDHTGAAFAEGLLKDFGVDYRVGNAERLRHLPEGPFITVSNHPYGGLDGIMLIHLMAGIRPDYKVMVNQILTLIEAMDENFISVQPRIGHNTTPSAAAINGMRETLHHLRDGHPVGCFPAGAVSMFSCKTLRVRDRQWQEGILKLIQVAKVPVLPIRFYDKNSIFFYFLGLIDWRIRSLRMPYELFNKKGQRPRIGIGELITAEEIKQFKDAKALGDFLRNKVYDMPLPTTFTPKTKLDVQDKTV, encoded by the coding sequence ATGAAGCGGACAGTGATCGATGTTGAATTTTTAGCGAAGAAATCTCTGTTTTTCAGAGGCCGGTTAGGACGTTGGCTGGGTAAAGTTGTACTACATCTTCTTGCAATAGACCGGATCAATTGGGCTTACGGGCGGTCATGTGATCATACGGGAGCCGCTTTTGCAGAAGGCCTTTTGAAAGATTTTGGTGTCGATTACCGGGTGGGTAATGCCGAACGCCTCCGGCACCTGCCTGAAGGTCCTTTTATTACTGTCTCTAATCATCCCTACGGAGGATTGGATGGTATTATGCTCATTCATTTGATGGCAGGTATTCGCCCCGATTACAAAGTGATGGTGAATCAGATACTGACATTGATTGAGGCAATGGATGAAAATTTTATCTCGGTTCAACCTCGTATCGGACATAATACAACGCCTTCTGCGGCAGCAATTAATGGTATGCGAGAAACATTGCATCACCTGAGAGACGGACACCCCGTAGGGTGTTTTCCCGCAGGAGCTGTTTCAATGTTTAGTTGCAAAACACTTCGGGTGCGTGATCGTCAATGGCAGGAGGGCATTCTGAAATTGATTCAGGTTGCAAAAGTACCGGTTCTTCCCATTCGTTTTTATGATAAAAACTCAATATTCTTTTACTTTCTAGGTCTGATTGACTGGAGAATACGTAGTTTGAGAATGCCTTATGAGCTATTCAATAAAAAAGGACAACGACCGCGCATCGGGATAGGTGAACTGATAACGGCTGAAGAAATAAAACAATTCAAAGATGCCAAAGCTTTGGGAGATTTTCTCCGCAACAAAGTATACGACATGCCGCTTCCGACAACTTTTACTCCTAAAACAAAGTTGGATGTACAGGACAAAACGGTTTAG
- a CDS encoding lysylphosphatidylglycerol synthase transmembrane domain-containing protein, giving the protein MGKISTNLGRNLFFALGLVAMVVIAWCIGWDTIVAHVQKTGWWFIAIIGMWLPIYLINTMAFNTIIRDDAPEHRIVPFLHVFKITLSGFALKAATPLGFVGGDPYKIMEFKPMLGVEKATSSVLLYTMTHISAHCIFWALSIVVAALFLPMKLSLSIVLLASFVSFVILLTLLWRGYRRGMAVKAFNFFARLPLLKKWVEPFKDKYQNQLSKIDTQISYLYGARRKAFFTALSLEVIARIMNCLEVYVILKPVNVDVSLVESVVVYSFMSLFTNILFFSPMQIGTREGGFALALRALSLPAGLGIYVSLVTRVRELFWMGVGILLMKVKMRTNYLAVKTEQSEYVETPQKMVP; this is encoded by the coding sequence ATGGGAAAAATCAGCACAAATCTCGGACGAAATCTATTCTTCGCTTTAGGCTTGGTAGCTATGGTGGTGATTGCCTGGTGTATCGGTTGGGATACCATCGTGGCACACGTGCAAAAGACCGGATGGTGGTTTATTGCCATTATCGGCATGTGGCTTCCGATCTATCTCATTAATACTATGGCCTTTAATACCATTATTCGTGATGATGCGCCGGAGCATCGTATTGTACCTTTTCTTCATGTTTTCAAAATTACGTTGAGCGGTTTTGCCCTCAAAGCTGCCACTCCATTAGGATTTGTCGGCGGAGATCCTTATAAGATCATGGAGTTCAAGCCAATGCTGGGTGTGGAAAAAGCGACTTCGTCGGTGCTGTTGTACACCATGACCCACATCTCGGCACATTGCATTTTCTGGGCGTTATCTATCGTAGTGGCTGCCTTGTTTCTTCCGATGAAACTTTCGCTGAGTATTGTTTTGCTTGCTTCGTTTGTGTCATTCGTCATTTTACTGACACTTTTATGGAGAGGTTACCGGAGGGGAATGGCTGTAAAAGCATTCAATTTCTTTGCACGTTTACCCTTGCTGAAAAAATGGGTAGAGCCATTTAAGGATAAATACCAGAATCAGCTTTCGAAAATAGATACCCAGATATCTTATCTTTATGGAGCCCGCCGGAAAGCATTTTTTACGGCACTTAGTCTGGAGGTAATTGCCCGTATAATGAATTGCCTTGAGGTATATGTAATTTTAAAGCCGGTTAATGTGGATGTAAGTCTCGTGGAGTCGGTGGTGGTTTACTCGTTTATGAGCCTCTTTACTAATATATTGTTCTTCTCTCCGATGCAGATTGGAACCCGCGAAGGCGGATTTGCATTGGCGCTCAGGGCACTTTCTTTGCCTGCCGGTCTTGGTATTTACGTGAGTCTGGTAACCCGTGTCAGGGAATTGTTCTGGATGGGCGTGGGAATATTATTAATGAAGGTCAAGATGAGAACCAATTATCTGGCGGTTAAAACCGAACAATCAGAATATGTAGAAACTCCACAAAAGATGGTGCCATAG
- a CDS encoding CDP-alcohol phosphatidyltransferase family protein has translation MDTKSSVTFKDSLKSWDTENWLDRVFYRPIGFQIALLLKSTPVTPNMITIISIFVGMIGCILFYPDDSLAINLLGFAFLVFANILDCVDGQLARITGIKSKIGRILDGFCGDIWFLTFYTTICLRLMHGNDRILSAYGYEWGWWVFLIALVSAYSHFNQAAMIDYYKTLHLHFLKGGKNSEFEDADSVKKHFQSLSWKKEPVEKFFLKLYHIYTLNQERRTPELHRYIKRLHETYPNGFPEEKIEEFRSESLKMMPLLDCFTFNARSFVMLVTLLLDVEWFYFVCEIVILNPLLGFAINRHEKMCRSLNQL, from the coding sequence ATGGACACAAAATCATCGGTTACCTTCAAAGACTCTTTAAAATCGTGGGATACGGAAAATTGGCTCGACAGAGTTTTTTATCGTCCTATCGGTTTTCAGATAGCTTTACTCCTCAAATCAACTCCTGTTACTCCGAATATGATTACCATCATTTCCATTTTTGTTGGAATGATTGGTTGTATTCTGTTTTACCCGGATGATAGCCTAGCAATTAACCTGCTCGGCTTTGCTTTTTTAGTGTTTGCCAATATTTTGGACTGTGTCGACGGGCAGTTGGCTCGTATTACCGGTATTAAATCTAAAATTGGCAGAATATTGGATGGCTTTTGCGGAGATATCTGGTTTCTGACATTCTATACCACTATTTGCCTGCGTCTTATGCATGGAAATGACCGCATTTTGTCTGCTTATGGCTACGAATGGGGATGGTGGGTTTTTCTGATTGCTCTTGTCTCGGCATATTCTCACTTCAACCAGGCTGCAATGATAGATTACTACAAAACATTGCATCTCCATTTTCTGAAAGGTGGAAAAAACAGTGAGTTTGAGGATGCCGATTCAGTCAAAAAACATTTTCAGTCGCTCAGTTGGAAAAAGGAACCTGTTGAAAAATTCTTCCTGAAGTTGTATCATATCTACACGTTGAATCAGGAGCGCAGAACGCCTGAATTACATCGCTACATTAAACGTTTACACGAAACATATCCAAACGGATTTCCTGAAGAAAAAATTGAGGAATTTCGTTCCGAAAGCCTGAAAATGATGCCTTTACTGGATTGTTTTACTTTCAATGCAAGAAGTTTTGTTATGCTTGTTACTTTACTGCTTGATGTTGAATGGTTTTATTTTGTATGCGAAATTGTTATCCTCAATCCTTTGTTGGGTTTTGCAATCAATCGCCATGAGAAAATGTGCCGTAGTTTAAACCAACTCTAA